Proteins from one Armatimonadota bacterium genomic window:
- a CDS encoding PD40 domain-containing protein, whose translation MKRQIAALLGLAAALAAVAAHAQNADPGRQRLARMPDISKTSIVFVYGGDLWLVSRNGGTARRLTASPGPKAFPKFSPDGKWIAFSAQYDGIAAVYIIPSTGGDPIQLTYHPTPSIVDGWTPDSKAVLFRSGREAHSYRYQQLFTVPVTGGLATRLPIPTGGLASYSPHGNQIAYNAISSEFATWKRYRGGEQSYVSVFNLVTHQYYEVPHGAEEAAFPMWSGGHIYFLSDKTETKNLYDFNVQTRQTRPLTHYQGYDVDFPSCGAGAIVFQHGGHLNVLNTATGHVRTVDIKIYSDNVSARPEWINVSGQISAASLSPSAKRVAFVAHGEIFTVPAKHGATRDISNTPGAREVEAAWSPDGKRIAYFSDATGEYELYTRPADGTGGPTRLTFDGHNWRSNIVWSPDSQSLLYRGASGALYLVGADGKKAILVDHLVSHVSTDSWSADSKWIAYCKSGSNLYSNIWLYSVEQQKSFRVSDGTYDDSDPVFDRSGKYLFFTSDRHFSPSNNGLETAISVPHPGGLYLLTLAAATPSPFAPRDDEEGATPAKPAPVTPPKPATPANDKKVAPKPVNIDLQGLYQRIVALPVAKGDFGNLQTGSGKLFYVEGAAIHLYDLSDRTDKVVMPGAQSYVLNADASKLLYQAGGGWGIVPATAGHTAAEGKVAVDLQMRTVPREEWPEILRDAWRFERDFYYNPAMHGLNWQGMYKKYAALVPEIADRSDLTYLIGQLIGELDTSHSYVFGTAGPPVPHVSVGLLGVDFEAAGKYYRIARILPGHNWNPALVSPLTEPGIKVAAGDYLLAVNGSPLTTTESPYEPFQNTVGVVTDLRVNSAPTDAGAWDIKVKPIASEGALRNLVWVEHNRELVSKATGGRIGYIYVPDTAGPGMTAFAEGFYAQTNKQGLIVDERFNSGGDIPDFYIQKLDRKRLSIFTERYGPDIGTPTAAIYGPKCIMTNEWSGSGGDAFPYFFREAGIGPVIGRRTWGGLVGYMGPRTLMDGGGVTVPQFGLWDPHTGKWIAENHGIDPDIDVQNTPDKTINGGDPQLQAAIKYELQQLKLHPTPKYVHPPFSVDNLPAQDAVP comes from the coding sequence TTGAAACGTCAAATTGCTGCTCTGCTGGGACTTGCTGCCGCCCTTGCGGCTGTGGCGGCGCATGCACAGAATGCCGACCCGGGCCGGCAGCGCCTTGCCCGAATGCCGGATATCAGCAAAACCAGTATTGTGTTCGTCTATGGTGGTGACCTGTGGCTGGTATCGCGCAACGGTGGCACCGCACGGCGACTTACGGCGAGCCCGGGACCAAAGGCCTTTCCAAAGTTTTCGCCAGACGGCAAATGGATTGCATTCTCCGCCCAGTACGACGGCATCGCTGCAGTATATATCATCCCGTCGACCGGTGGCGACCCGATTCAGTTGACGTATCACCCGACGCCATCCATCGTGGACGGCTGGACACCGGATAGTAAGGCCGTGCTGTTCCGATCGGGACGCGAGGCGCACTCCTACCGCTACCAGCAACTGTTTACCGTGCCCGTTACCGGTGGCCTCGCTACGCGACTGCCGATTCCCACCGGAGGGCTGGCGTCGTATTCTCCCCACGGCAACCAGATTGCCTACAACGCCATCTCCAGTGAGTTCGCAACCTGGAAGCGCTACCGCGGTGGCGAGCAGTCGTACGTCTCGGTCTTCAATCTGGTGACCCACCAGTACTACGAGGTTCCTCATGGCGCCGAAGAAGCGGCCTTCCCCATGTGGAGCGGCGGCCATATCTATTTCCTGTCCGACAAGACGGAGACAAAGAACCTTTACGATTTCAACGTGCAAACGCGCCAAACCCGGCCGCTTACGCACTATCAGGGCTACGATGTGGACTTTCCAAGCTGTGGCGCCGGCGCCATCGTGTTTCAGCATGGCGGACACCTGAATGTGCTGAACACGGCCACGGGCCATGTCAGGACTGTTGATATCAAGATTTACAGTGACAATGTGTCTGCGCGGCCGGAGTGGATCAATGTGTCCGGGCAGATCAGCGCGGCGTCACTCTCACCATCAGCGAAGCGCGTCGCCTTTGTGGCTCATGGAGAGATATTCACGGTGCCGGCAAAGCACGGCGCCACGCGAGACATCTCCAACACTCCTGGAGCGCGTGAGGTGGAGGCCGCGTGGTCGCCCGACGGCAAGCGGATCGCCTACTTCTCGGATGCTACCGGCGAATACGAACTCTATACGCGCCCGGCCGATGGAACCGGAGGGCCAACCCGCCTCACGTTCGACGGACACAACTGGCGCAGCAACATCGTCTGGTCGCCAGATTCGCAGTCGCTGCTCTATCGTGGAGCATCTGGCGCGCTCTACCTTGTCGGCGCGGATGGTAAGAAAGCCATCCTTGTCGACCACCTCGTGAGCCACGTTTCCACGGATAGCTGGTCGGCGGACAGTAAATGGATTGCATACTGCAAAAGCGGCAGCAACCTCTACAGCAACATCTGGCTCTACTCCGTGGAGCAGCAGAAGAGTTTCCGCGTGAGCGACGGCACATACGACGACAGTGACCCCGTGTTCGACCGGTCCGGTAAGTACCTCTTCTTTACGTCAGATCGGCACTTCTCGCCATCGAACAACGGTCTGGAGACCGCGATATCGGTGCCGCACCCCGGAGGCCTCTATCTGCTCACGCTGGCAGCGGCAACGCCCTCGCCATTCGCCCCGCGTGACGACGAAGAAGGCGCAACGCCCGCCAAACCTGCGCCGGTCACGCCGCCCAAACCCGCCACACCCGCCAATGACAAGAAGGTGGCGCCCAAGCCGGTGAACATCGACCTCCAGGGACTCTATCAGAGAATCGTGGCGTTGCCGGTGGCCAAGGGTGATTTCGGCAATCTGCAGACGGGCAGCGGCAAGCTGTTCTACGTGGAAGGCGCCGCCATTCACCTTTACGACCTGAGTGACCGCACCGACAAGGTCGTGATGCCGGGCGCCCAGAGCTACGTCCTGAATGCCGACGCCTCCAAGCTCCTGTACCAGGCCGGCGGAGGATGGGGCATCGTTCCCGCCACTGCGGGTCATACCGCGGCCGAAGGAAAGGTTGCCGTCGATCTGCAGATGCGCACCGTACCGCGGGAGGAGTGGCCCGAGATACTCCGCGATGCGTGGCGGTTCGAGCGCGATTTCTACTATAACCCCGCGATGCATGGCCTGAACTGGCAGGGGATGTACAAGAAGTACGCGGCGCTGGTACCGGAGATCGCAGACCGCAGCGATCTAACCTATCTGATCGGGCAGCTCATTGGTGAGCTCGACACCTCCCACTCCTACGTGTTCGGCACAGCCGGGCCGCCGGTACCTCATGTGAGCGTGGGGCTGCTCGGCGTCGACTTTGAGGCTGCAGGCAAGTACTATCGCATTGCCCGGATACTGCCCGGCCACAACTGGAATCCGGCGCTGGTTTCACCACTCACGGAGCCTGGTATCAAGGTGGCGGCCGGCGACTACCTGCTGGCAGTTAATGGATCTCCGCTTACAACAACCGAAAGTCCATACGAGCCATTCCAGAATACCGTTGGGGTGGTTACCGACCTTCGCGTGAACTCGGCGCCTACAGATGCCGGCGCCTGGGATATCAAAGTCAAGCCCATTGCCAGCGAGGGTGCGCTGCGCAACCTCGTGTGGGTTGAACATAATCGCGAATTGGTAAGCAAGGCGACCGGCGGGCGAATCGGTTATATCTACGTACCCGACACGGCCGGACCCGGAATGACCGCCTTCGCCGAGGGTTTCTATGCCCAGACCAACAAGCAGGGCCTGATCGTTGATGAGCGGTTCAACAGCGGCGGCGACATTCCGGATTTCTACATCCAGAAGCTCGACCGCAAACGCCTCAGCATCTTCACCGAGCGTTACGGGCCCGATATCGGCACGCCAACCGCCGCCATCTATGGGCCCAAGTGCATCATGACCAACGAGTGGTCCGGCTCGGGTGGTGACGCGTTCCCTTACTTCTTCCGCGAGGCCGGCATTGGGCCTGTCATCGGACGGAGGACCTGGGGCGGCCTCGTGGGGTACATGGGACCGCGCACGTTGATGGATGGGGGTGGCGTAACCGTTCCTCAGTTCGGATTGTGGGACCCGCATACCGGCAAATGGATAGCCGAGAACCACGGAATCGATCCTGATATCGACGTTCAGAATACGCCGGACAAGACGATCAACGGCGGTGACCCACAGCTTCAGGCGGCAATCAAATACGAACTGCAACAGCTTAAGCTGCATCCCACACCGAAATACGTGCATCCGCCGTTTTCCGTGGACAATCTGCCGGCGCAGGACGCGGTACCGTGA
- a CDS encoding glycoside hydrolase family 18 protein yields MSPNACGWAVACAGALSLCAVTRSTAAVAAHRPPKSWVAGYYVSWNQANGLFPPSEIDFSAISQVVHFSILPNADGSIDPVTCGITAAQSAALVTLAHAAHRKALVCLGGAGSAARIRPAISDASRQVFVQNLAQFVVSRGYDGLDLDMEPIRASDTADYTQFVIAMRKALNVAKHGLLLTAAVGDQPAMFAQLQRDFDEINVMTYDIAGPWHGWETWFNSPMTNGGRTFQSNGRPLPSVDSEVQTYLGAGVAPKKLGIGIAFYGAVWSGANGPNQPLTGVTVDNTVDYHDIMRLYYRPQAYHWDAQAEAPWLEVDAPQQADRKFISFDDERLIGLKFDYIRRYRLGGAIIWELSGGYRASQPAGMRNPLLHAVRRDWLNPEALKKRPSGP; encoded by the coding sequence ATGTCTCCAAACGCTTGCGGTTGGGCAGTCGCTTGCGCCGGTGCGTTGAGTCTTTGCGCGGTCACGCGGTCAACCGCAGCTGTGGCCGCCCACCGTCCGCCAAAATCATGGGTAGCTGGTTACTACGTGTCGTGGAATCAGGCCAACGGGCTGTTTCCGCCCTCGGAGATCGACTTCTCTGCGATATCGCAGGTGGTTCACTTCAGCATTCTGCCCAATGCGGATGGCTCGATAGATCCTGTCACTTGTGGCATCACCGCCGCTCAGTCGGCTGCCCTGGTGACGCTTGCCCATGCGGCGCATCGTAAAGCGCTCGTCTGCCTCGGCGGAGCCGGTAGCGCCGCGCGAATCCGGCCGGCCATCTCCGACGCGTCGAGGCAGGTATTCGTACAGAACCTGGCGCAGTTCGTCGTCTCGCGTGGCTATGACGGACTCGATCTGGATATGGAGCCAATCCGGGCGAGCGATACGGCAGATTACACGCAGTTTGTCATCGCGATGCGCAAGGCGCTCAATGTTGCGAAGCACGGCCTGCTGCTTACTGCTGCTGTCGGCGACCAGCCCGCCATGTTTGCGCAGCTCCAGCGCGATTTCGATGAAATCAATGTCATGACGTACGACATCGCCGGGCCGTGGCACGGCTGGGAGACCTGGTTCAACTCACCGATGACCAATGGCGGTCGCACGTTTCAAAGTAACGGCCGGCCACTCCCCTCCGTCGATAGCGAGGTGCAAACGTACCTCGGGGCCGGCGTGGCGCCAAAGAAGCTTGGGATTGGAATAGCATTTTATGGCGCCGTCTGGAGCGGCGCCAACGGGCCCAACCAGCCGCTGACCGGCGTGACCGTGGATAACACTGTGGATTACCACGACATCATGCGCCTCTACTATCGGCCACAAGCCTACCATTGGGATGCGCAAGCGGAAGCGCCATGGTTGGAAGTCGACGCGCCACAGCAGGCAGACCGCAAGTTCATCTCGTTCGATGACGAGCGGCTCATCGGTCTCAAGTTTGACTATATTCGCCGCTACCGCCTTGGAGGCGCGATCATCTGGGAGCTGAGTGGCGGCTACCGCGCCAGCCAGCCGGCCGGCATGAGGAATCCGCTGCTGCACGCGGTGCGGCGGGACTGGTTGAATCCCGAAGCCCTCAAGAAGCGACCATCGGGACCATGA
- a CDS encoding sodium:solute symporter family protein, protein MHLTFNGTDWFWVALYVAFLLVAGFGIRRETVRGWLIAENNLGPLVFVATLVATWYGAVLGAGEFVYTDGLSAWVVNGLPYYLFGLLFAFGLARRVRAAGATNFTIPDKLAEAYGKPAALLGAALTFIYASPSQYALMAALLFSAITGLPVLPAMLLAVLFSVVYVFRGGFLADVRVNTVQFTMMFAGFTLLAWVCIQRFGGVHALLRPGALPKTHLAPLGVHSIGWALVWFFIALTTLVDPGFHQRCYAARSGRIAVWGIVGAVCCWMVFDALTTFTGLFSRKLAPGLPDALYAFPALAQRALPHGLKGFFVVGMLAPIMASLVSYTFIAGVTVGRDLLWRIKPELPEHRIPSLTRWGLFATSALAIGIAIEVPSVVQQWYAFGNVYVPALLLPLLGAYAPSGWRPDGRFALWGIATGGGSALVSLLWGWRHGGFDAPEFLLGWQPMYLGLAFSSAIYGFGLAVKRSVRTATP, encoded by the coding sequence TTGCACCTTACCTTTAACGGAACCGACTGGTTTTGGGTAGCGCTGTACGTTGCCTTCCTGCTGGTCGCAGGATTTGGCATCCGGCGTGAAACCGTGCGAGGCTGGCTGATCGCCGAAAACAACCTTGGGCCCTTAGTGTTTGTAGCCACATTGGTGGCCACCTGGTATGGCGCGGTACTCGGCGCCGGTGAGTTTGTATATACCGACGGTCTGAGCGCCTGGGTGGTAAACGGACTGCCCTACTACCTGTTTGGACTGCTGTTCGCTTTCGGGCTGGCACGCCGAGTTCGCGCGGCAGGCGCCACCAACTTTACCATTCCCGACAAGCTTGCCGAGGCATACGGCAAACCCGCAGCGCTGCTCGGAGCCGCGCTCACTTTTATCTATGCAAGCCCCAGCCAATATGCGTTGATGGCCGCGCTGCTGTTTTCGGCGATCACCGGCCTGCCGGTTCTGCCGGCAATGCTGCTGGCGGTGCTTTTTTCTGTCGTGTATGTATTCCGTGGTGGCTTTCTGGCCGACGTGCGGGTAAACACCGTGCAGTTCACGATGATGTTTGCCGGCTTCACGCTGCTGGCGTGGGTTTGCATCCAGCGCTTCGGCGGCGTGCACGCGCTGCTGAGACCGGGCGCTTTGCCCAAAACGCACCTGGCCCCCCTGGGCGTACATTCGATCGGCTGGGCACTCGTCTGGTTCTTTATCGCCCTGACCACGTTGGTCGACCCCGGGTTTCATCAGCGATGCTACGCGGCCCGATCGGGCCGGATCGCTGTCTGGGGCATTGTTGGCGCCGTATGCTGCTGGATGGTGTTCGATGCGCTTACCACGTTCACGGGCCTCTTCAGCCGCAAACTTGCGCCGGGCCTCCCCGATGCGCTCTACGCGTTTCCAGCACTGGCGCAGCGAGCGCTTCCACACGGATTGAAGGGCTTTTTCGTGGTTGGGATGCTGGCGCCGATTATGGCGAGCCTGGTCTCTTACACGTTTATCGCCGGAGTAACCGTAGGCCGGGATCTACTGTGGCGCATCAAGCCGGAATTGCCGGAGCATCGCATCCCGTCGCTCACTCGCTGGGGCCTGTTTGCCACATCCGCCCTGGCTATCGGCATTGCAATTGAGGTGCCCTCGGTGGTGCAGCAGTGGTACGCATTCGGCAACGTGTATGTACCGGCGCTGCTGCTGCCGCTGCTCGGCGCCTACGCTCCTTCGGGCTGGCGCCCGGATGGGCGTTTTGCGCTGTGGGGTATCGCAACCGGCGGCGGATCGGCGCTTGTCAGCCTGCTATGGGGTTGGCGCCACGGCGGATTTGACGCGCCGGAATTCCTGCTGGGCTGGCAGCCGATGTACCTTGGCCTTGCTTTTAGCAGCGCAATCTACGGTTTCGGCCTCGCGGTGAAGCGGTCAGTTCGCACCGCGACGCCTTGA
- a CDS encoding thiamine diphosphokinase has translation MTDLLRALLIANGEPPEATLAQRERDIAHLVLAVDGGAMTAHCLGIEADIVCGDFDSISRAQAGALFPRAEIVALPDQEVADLEKSVILALERGAQEITILGALGGRADHSLGALLILTRCGQPGSIRLLTDGETVYGIPAGLDGGELLIECGAGDTVSVFAAGGATVSISGVRWPLTRTYLPPGTRGVSNEAVGGIVRLASTDGAVLVFHRPRVAAPA, from the coding sequence GTGACTGATCTGCTTCGTGCGTTGCTTATCGCTAACGGTGAGCCGCCGGAAGCCACGCTCGCTCAGCGGGAACGAGACATCGCCCACCTGGTGCTGGCCGTGGATGGCGGCGCAATGACGGCGCACTGTCTCGGGATCGAGGCGGATATTGTGTGCGGCGACTTTGACTCGATCTCGCGTGCTCAGGCGGGAGCGCTGTTTCCACGCGCTGAGATCGTGGCGCTTCCGGATCAGGAGGTTGCGGACCTTGAGAAGAGTGTGATATTGGCTCTGGAACGCGGTGCGCAGGAAATCACTATTCTCGGTGCGCTTGGTGGCCGCGCGGATCACTCGCTCGGCGCGCTGCTGATACTGACGCGCTGCGGGCAGCCCGGATCGATTCGACTGCTGACCGACGGCGAAACTGTCTACGGCATTCCGGCCGGCTTAGATGGCGGTGAGCTGCTGATCGAGTGCGGCGCCGGCGATACCGTCTCCGTGTTTGCCGCAGGAGGCGCAACCGTGAGCATCTCGGGTGTGCGATGGCCGCTTACTCGCACCTACCTTCCACCCGGCACACGCGGAGTTAGCAATGAGGCGGTCGGCGGGATTGTGCGCCTGGCATCGACGGATGGCGCCGTGCTGGTGTTTCACCGGCCGCGCGTGGCAGCGCCGGCCTGA